One region of Flavobacterium sp. KACC 22763 genomic DNA includes:
- a CDS encoding 3-hydroxyacyl-ACP dehydratase FabZ family protein, with protein sequence MTKKIEDLIPHRAPFLFVDEIISYTTETIIGLKTFTEKDAWLQGSFPDFNFVPGTILIEAMAQCGGAGIKLLGIADGVFGLVSLDKVEFFGGVEFDKLVKFVVKNIRTSEKIIKQSGEAFDEDRLIMKGEWMCVKLQ encoded by the coding sequence ATGACAAAAAAAATAGAAGATTTAATTCCGCATCGTGCCCCATTCCTTTTTGTGGATGAAATTATTTCTTATACGACAGAAACAATCATTGGTTTAAAGACGTTTACAGAAAAAGACGCTTGGCTTCAGGGCAGTTTTCCCGATTTTAATTTTGTTCCAGGAACTATTTTAATTGAAGCAATGGCGCAGTGTGGCGGTGCAGGTATAAAACTTTTAGGGATTGCAGATGGCGTTTTTGGCTTGGTTAGTTTAGATAAGGTTGAGTTTTTTGGAGGTGTTGAGTTCGATAAACTCGTTAAATTTGTGGTAAAAAACATTCGCACAAGCGAAAAAATCATAAAACAGTCGGGTGAAGCTTTTGATGAAGATAGGTTGATTATGAAAGGAGAGTGGATGTGTGTGAAGCTTCAGTAA